The Ciona intestinalis unplaced genomic scaffold, KH HT000442.1, whole genome shotgun sequence genome segment TGTCCAGCAAACTAAATTTACACATGGTATGTGACGCACCATTGTCCAGAAAGGCATACGTTCGTACCGATGTGTGCCGATCGCGAGACCATACTTCAAccggtgtcgcggaaatctggttcccaggaaatctggttcccatagGCCAGAAAAACCTGTTTTATGAGGAATTCAAAACTATGCTGGTTGCGACTAAAAATACCAGTTGTTAGATGCGAAGTAATTATACTCTAattctttttaaagatttatcttcttaacaaaaatgtatgctgtattttaacttaaattatacaTAATGCCGTATGACCAATGACTACTGCCCATATCACGTCATCGACAACAAATAAGGGCGACAAACcttcatttttacattaaatagaataaactatCTAAAAACATGTCTACATTTATGCAAGTTAACTTCTGGGAACCAGATTTTtagatttctgataaaaatacCAGTTGTTAGATGCGAAGTAATTATACTCTAattctttttaaagatttatcttcttaacaaaaatgtatgctgtattttaacttaaattatacaTAATGCCGTATGACCAATGACTACTGCCCATATCACGTCATCGACAACAAATAAGGGCGACAAACcttcatttttacattaaatagaataaactatCTAAAAACATGTCTACATTTATGCAAGTTAACTTCTGGGAACCAGATTTTtagatttctgataaaaatacattgtgtctgcgcatgcgcagtagccgaTGGGAACCAGCTTTcttgggaaccagatttccgcgacaccggCACTACCCGAAACCGTGTACATTTTGGACCGCCTATGATTGCGTTGGTAGTGACAACTTCATTTCGGCTGCTGTTAGTTTGCGATTTTGTGAAAGACGGTTGGATATGCAGCAGAGTGTGGTGGTAAGTGTGGTGGAAAAGATGACAAGCTCGACAGCGAGCTCCACTTCTACAAAACCTAGCGCTGTGTCCAGGCGCAAGACAATTGAAACATAAACGTCTTTCCTGAGCCATAGTAAACCTCTCTCGAGGGGCGTAGTTATGAAACAAATTGCAGTCATAAAGACGATGCGGGCTTGCGCATAGCATATTGACCAGCATTATTTGCAAGAGCACTTGCTTGTACATGTACCAGTCAAGTAACACAATAATGAGAGTATTAGTTTACATTCAAACTACTTTTTCTATTATTATATCAGTGCACCAATAttctgaaatttaaaatgaaattgaaaataaaaacgcaaaaataattataataaaaagttgatttttcaTGTGATAACGATGGGCCGCCATATAAGATGTTATGGACACGCCTCCGAACACACCCACGACAGAAAGGCACTGGCCTGCCTTAGCCACGTGACTTGCGCAATGTGCCGCAGTCAGCGTGCttcattattaattgtgtcgtgtttcattattaattgtgtaGTTATGTAGTAATCAGTGTCGCTATGTCGCAATTTAGTGCCCTTTAGATACGTGTGTGCTCGCCTTAGTTTTCATTCTACAATTTGGCGTCTTAATACAAACCCAAGAACACAACAGAGTTATTGGCGACGAGGACGGGATCTCAACCAACTGAACGAGGAAAACGCAGTTTGGTCTTGAAGATTCCAATTTAACATAAGATGGAAAAAGTTGCGAAACTGATTCAAGAACAGTTGAAACAGCAGCAGGAGCGTCACGATGAACAGCAAGTAGAACAACAAAGGCGTCACGATGAACTTCAGGAAGAACAGCAAAGGCGACATGAACAACAAATGAAGATGATTCTTACCTTGGTTGAGAAGGCTGGTTCTGGTGAAACGGCAACGTCTTCCGTTGCCATTCCAAGTTTTACATCGTTTGACTCTACATCGGAGCTGTGGCACGACTATTGGTCGAGGTTTACTACGTTCACACGGGCACATGCTGTACCAGAAACGAGGGTGGCTCAAGTNTTTTTGACCAACCAAACGACCACTACCTACAAGCTTCTTTTCAGTGTGGCGGGACAAAGCTCTCCAGTAAAAACCGTCAACGACCTTTCAATTGAAGATATTGAAACCTTTATGAAGCAACAGTTCGACCCGAAGCGATTTGTAATTCGGGAACGTTTCAAGTTTTGGAGCAACATGCAACGAAAGCCTGGAGAAACAGTGCAAGAATTGGCTGCACGCATTCGCCAGGACGCGGGCACGTGTGATTTTCCTTCGATACAAAACCCGCTGGACGAGGCATTGCGAACGAGGTTCATTTGCTCCATATCCAACGAAGCGGTACTGAAgccaatttttaaagttaacgCTGATGAGCTGACATTTACGCGTGCTGTTGAAATTGCCACGCAAGCTGAAGAAGCTGCAAAGGTTGCAAAGGAGACCGTTTATGGAACGCGGGCACCTGTACACAAAGTACGAGAAGCAAAGAAAACCTCTGTCGTCTCACCCGCTAAGAAGCAAGcctataaaaagaaaattcgtTGCTATCGATGCGGGAAAGCCGATCATCTTGCCCCTGCTTGCCATTATAAAACGGCCAAGTGCAATTATTGCAAAAATGTGGGACACGTGGAAGCTGTTTGCAGAACGAAGCAGCAGGCCTCCGTTGACAACGTCAAGGTGTTACGGCCAATAAAGCAGCAAATAGGTTCCAATAAGAAACTAGAGGTGATCGTTGGTATTAATGGTAAAGAATGCATGTTGGAGATGGACACGGCAACTAACGGGAATTTCATTTCTGTCGAAACTTGGAGAAAAGTGGGCAAACCGAGATTGAAGCAGTCAACCCGGCGTTTCAATTCTGCGACAGAGCAGTTAGTTCCAATCGTGGGAGCATTCGAGGCAAAAGTTCAATATGGAACATCCGAGAAGTAACATCGAAATTTTCGTCACTAAAATGCCGCATCTCAATCTGATGGGTCGATGTGCCATTAAAGCGTTGCATATTTCGTTGGACCAGCTACTGCACAACCCGGGCGAGAAGCTACACGCGTTATATGAAGGTGGCCGTTCGGACGGGTTTTTACAAAAGGCTTGCAAACAACTTTGTGACCAATACCCGGATCTTTTCAAACCTGAATTGGGGTGTTTAAAGGATTTTGAACTAGAGGTGGAGTTTACAGACGACGTAAAGCCTAAATTCTGCAAGCCGAGACCTGTTCCATTTGCATTACAAGACGATGTCAATCAAGCGTATGATTCTGGCATCGCAAGAGGTATTTGGACGCCTGCGAAGTTCAACAAGTGGGGAACTCCAGTGGTTCCAATTCGTAAATCACTACTTCCAGGACAAGCCAAAGCCCAGATACGAGTTTGCGGCGACTATTCCGTCACCGTAAACCCGCAGTTATCTACACACCGTCATCCACTTCCACTCCCTTGAAGACTTGTTGCGCAAGTTACGAGGTGGACatggttttacaaaaattgatCTAGCTGACGCTTATAATCAAATCCGGTTGGGGCCAGAGAGTCGCAAACGACTAGCCATCAGTACACACCGAGGCGTTCTATTGCAAAACGTTTTACCATTTGGTATAACCTCTGCCCCCGGGTATTTCCAATTCATAATGGACGACCTCACACAAGATTTGCAAGGTGTGACCGTCTATCTCGATGATCTACTGGTCAGCGGATCAACGGCCGAAGAACATATCTACAATCTTCGCCATCTTCTTCAACGGCTTAACGACAAGGGTCTACGATGCAGCCTAGAAAAATGCAAGTTTGCATTACCCCAAGTCGAATACTTGGGACACACTTTAACTAAAGAAGGCATTTCAAAAGGTTCAAAATTGGATGCGGTTGTTAATATGCCAAGACCAAGAGACGTGCCAAGCTTGCGTTCGTTTCTTGGGTCAGTTCAATTCTACAGCAAGTTCCTACCGTCTCAATTCGCAAGTGTTGCAGAGCATTTATATCGACTTACCAGATCATCCATCACATGGAATTGGGGCAAGAACGAGGAGGCCGCATTCTGCAAGTTGAAGAAATGGTTGTCAGCGGAAATTTCCTGCGATGCCTCAAATGTTGGAATTGGAGCAGTTTTGTTTCACCGCTATCCAGATGGAAGCGAAAGGCCAATTATTATAACGCATCAAAATCACTGACAACTAGCCAGCGCCACTACGGCCAAATCCAGAAAGAGGCTCTTGCTATAATCTTCGCGCTGAAGAAATTTTACCAATATCTTTTTGGAAGAAAATTCCTATTGCTGACCGATCACAAACCACTTCTAGCTTTGTTCGGTCCAACTAAAGCGACACCTGCTTTAGCAGCAAACCGCCTAGCAAGGTGGGCACTTTTCGTCAGTCAATTTCAATACGAGATTGAATATCGGAAAACATCGGAACATCAGAATGCCGATGCACTCAGTCGTTCACCGGTTGGGGACGATGCAGACTTCGACAAGGAGGAAAGGGCACAAGACACCGATACCGTTTGTGCGATCACCAGTCTGATCTTACAAGTTCAACCCACCGATTCGACATTACTGAGAAAAGAAAGTGGAAAAGATCCGGTCTTATCCAAAGTGATGCGCTTCACGAGAGAGGGTTGGCCATCTTCTTTTGCAAACAGTGATCCAGCGGgcaggtttaaaaaaagtagcGGATTCGTTAAGTACGAGTTACGAATGTCTACTGTATGGTTCGCGGTTAGTTATACCGGAATCACTTAGTTCTGCAGTGTTGCAAATCTTACATCAGGGACATTTCGGGATTCAGCGGATGAAGCAGCTGGCCAGAACTGCCGTTTACTGGCCTAATATTGATGACGACATTACGGTTCTAGGTCATAAGTATCAAACTTGTGCCGAACATCAAAACGCTCCACCAAAGGCCGCCATTCATCCTTGGATGATGCCAGAAAAACCATGGAGTCGAGTACACATCGATCACGCAGTTAACTTCCTGGGAAGTAACTGGCTTATGATAATCGATGCACACTCCAAGTACCATTGTATACACCAAACGCAATCGATGTCATCGAGAACAACTATGAAGTTGTTGGAAAAAGATTTCTCGCATTTCGGCTACCCACACACTATTGTATCGGACAATGCTCAGGCTTTTATGTCTGCCGAGTTACAGGACTTTTGCAAGCAACGGGGCATCGTTCACTTGACGGGAGCACCATATTTTCCTGCAACAAATGGCGCTGCGGAGAGATTgatacaaacttttaaaaaatcaatgaCGAACTCTTCCAAACCCCCTAAAGACGCACTGCAGGAGTTCCTTCTCCAATACCGGCGCACTCCCAACGCTAGTGGATTTTCACCGAGTGAACTTCTGAACGGCAGACAAATCCGAACAAAAATTGATACTCTATTGCCTTCGCCAGCACACGTGATGCAAGGTAGCCAAACGAAGCCGATCCGAAACCCACCTCATTCAAAGTGGGCGATCCATGTTATGCTTTATACGTGGGCCAAATAGCGAGAACGAAGGGTCGCTGGGTTCCTGCCACCATTGTAAAAGTGGTTGGCAGTCGAATGTttcatattaaagtttttcCCCGAGGTCCAATCTGGAGCCGTCACATCGACCAACTACGCGTTCGATACGGTTCCGACGATGATTTACAACCGGTGGAAGAAGAGCATTTTCTGCAGGCTCCGTCTCCAGAAGTGCACGTTCCAGACAGTCCGAACACTTCCGCGTCGGGTCCTAGTAATCTGCGACGAACCACCAGATCGCGCAAACCTCCAGATCGATTTTCATCCTTAATCAGATGAGAGAATTTTCTCTTCGGTTGAGAGGTGTTATGGACACGCCTCCGAGCACACCCACGACAGAAAGGCACTGGCATGCCTTAGCCACGTGACTTGCGCAATGTGCCGCAGTCAGCGTGCttcattattaattgtgtcgtgtttcattattaattgtgtaGTTATGTAGTAATCAGTGTCGCTATGTCGCAATTTAGTGCCCTTTATATACGTGTGCTCGCCTTAGTTTTCATTCTACAATTTGGCGTCTTAATACAAACCCAAGAACACAACAATAGACGTGATGTTAAGGATGAAGATTTAGTTAATATAGACGATGGATTGCATTCTGACTTTATGGTAATATCATTTTgcgatttttgtttctgtattttatttctttgtccATATTGTAAATTATAGTACCCAAATGTATACACAGACACTACTAGAATCAGAAGGCAACAATATGAACGAGTGGCAACAACTTTTTTCAAAGAACAGATTCAAAATTCTAAAACATCTGCACATGGTCGTCGATACCACCCAGACATTGTACGCTGGGCAATAGAGCTATACTCTCGATCACCTGCAGCTTATCAACAGCTTTTGACTTCAGATGTACTGAAATTGCCATCATCCAGAACTCTGCAAAAGTATAGATACAAT includes the following:
- the LOC113475420 gene encoding uncharacterized protein LOC113475420; this encodes MEKVAKLIQEQLKQQQERHDEQQVEQQRRHDELQEEQQRRHEQQMKMILTLVEKAGSGETATSSVAIPSFTSFDSTSELWHDYWSRFTTFTRAHAVPETRVAQVFLTNQTTTTYKLLFSVAGQSSPVKTVNDLSIEDIETFMKQQFDPKRFVIRERFKFWSNMQRKPGETVQELAARIRQDAGTCDFPSIQNPLDEALRTRFICSISNEAVLKPIFKVNADELTFTRAVEIATQAEEAAKVAKETVYGTRAPVHKVREAKKTSVVSPAKKQAYKKKIRCYRCGKADHLAPACHYKTAKCNYCKNVGHVEAVCRTKQQASVDNVKVLRPIKQQIGSNKKLEVIVGINGKECMLEMDTATNGNFISVETWRKVGKPRLKQSTRRFNSATEQLVPIVGAFEAKVQYGTSEK